Proteins encoded together in one Lachnospiraceae bacterium JLR.KK008 window:
- a CDS encoding sensor histidine kinase has product MKRTNLKNRISLAAVMTGTVVVLVLTVLMTILLFFIRLYENSIEQNAVISSEQAVIQVMNTVETYTENMAQDMELLTQNMRKSDREREEFLRSFLEISPDVVAIMTYDESGTLQECWSGGQKRKTKVLKDLSYMEKPPGEGLSISKPHVETLFEEYYPWVVTISQKMQDREGYERQVFMDIRFSNIASYIDDVGIGRHGYCFIQDTDGNLVYHPQQQLIYSGLKEELTDDLRELPDGTYPYANVIYTIRTLENCNWRIVGVSFVDELITDKMEHIVRICLVLLLLVLSTVVVVGMLFSWLFAEPANRLARAMGEFEKEAENFQFAAVSGTREISALSASFGHMVVRIQKLMEQVREEEISLRKTELNALQAQINPHFLYNTLDSIAWMCEEERTKEAVEMVEALAQLFRISISKGHELITLEKEVQHARNYLKIQNYRYKNQFTYHFEVEESCLSYLCNKITLQPIIENAIYHGIDRMVDEGSISIRICEEAQAIRMTVTDNGVGMTPQQCEEILCRDAGDRTGIGIKNVNDRIRIYFGEEYGLCITSELDEGTEVEIRIPKIREGDYENK; this is encoded by the coding sequence ATGAAGAGAACGAATCTGAAAAATAGGATTTCACTGGCGGCGGTAATGACAGGCACGGTCGTTGTCCTTGTACTGACTGTGCTGATGACGATCCTTTTGTTTTTTATCCGTCTATATGAAAATTCCATCGAACAAAATGCGGTTATCAGCAGTGAGCAGGCGGTCATACAGGTGATGAATACCGTGGAGACGTACACGGAAAATATGGCACAGGATATGGAGCTGCTCACTCAGAATATGCGCAAGTCTGACAGAGAGCGGGAAGAGTTCCTGCGCAGCTTTCTGGAGATCTCTCCCGATGTGGTGGCGATCATGACCTATGACGAGAGCGGAACACTGCAGGAGTGCTGGTCAGGCGGACAGAAGCGGAAGACTAAAGTGCTGAAAGACCTCTCATATATGGAAAAGCCCCCGGGAGAGGGACTGAGCATTTCCAAACCCCATGTGGAGACGCTGTTTGAGGAATATTATCCCTGGGTCGTCACCATATCCCAGAAAATGCAGGATCGTGAGGGATATGAACGACAGGTGTTCATGGATATTCGGTTTTCGAACATTGCCAGCTATATCGATGATGTGGGGATCGGCCGGCATGGGTATTGTTTTATTCAGGATACGGACGGCAACCTTGTCTATCACCCTCAGCAGCAGCTTATCTACTCCGGACTCAAGGAGGAGCTGACAGATGATCTGCGGGAACTTCCGGACGGCACGTATCCTTATGCGAATGTCATTTACACGATCCGCACACTGGAGAATTGTAACTGGCGGATCGTCGGTGTCAGTTTCGTGGACGAGCTGATCACAGATAAAATGGAACATATCGTGCGCATCTGTCTCGTGCTGCTTTTGCTCGTGCTCTCCACCGTTGTCGTTGTCGGAATGCTGTTTTCGTGGCTGTTTGCGGAGCCGGCCAACCGCCTGGCGAGAGCGATGGGAGAATTTGAAAAAGAAGCGGAGAATTTTCAGTTTGCCGCGGTGAGCGGTACCCGGGAGATTTCCGCACTTTCGGCATCGTTTGGGCATATGGTTGTACGTATCCAGAAGCTGATGGAACAGGTGCGTGAGGAGGAAATTTCTCTGCGAAAGACGGAACTGAATGCGTTGCAGGCGCAGATCAATCCTCATTTTCTGTATAATACGCTTGACTCCATTGCCTGGATGTGCGAGGAAGAGAGGACAAAGGAAGCGGTGGAGATGGTGGAGGCGCTTGCGCAGCTGTTTCGAATCAGTATCAGTAAGGGACATGAGCTGATTACGCTGGAAAAAGAGGTGCAGCATGCCCGCAACTATCTGAAAATACAAAATTACCGGTACAAAAATCAGTTTACGTATCATTTTGAGGTGGAGGAAAGTTGTCTGTCTTATCTGTGCAATAAGATCACATTACAGCCGATCATTGAGAATGCCATCTATCATGGGATTGACCGGATGGTGGACGAGGGCAGCATCTCGATCCGTATCTGTGAGGAAGCGCAGGCAATCCGCATGACCGTCACGGACAATGGAGTGGGCATGACGCCGCAGCAGTGTGAGGAAATCCTGTGTCGGGATGCAGGCGACCGTACCGGGATC